In the Nitrospirales bacterium LBB_01 genome, one interval contains:
- a CDS encoding response regulator transcription factor, with protein MRKIIVIEDEKDIAELLSYNLKKAGFSVTICYNGSEGLKTILNGFFDLVILDLMLPGTTGMEICKRVKASKRTASIPIIMLTAKSGESDKVAGLESGADDYLTKPFSIRELMARIKAVLRRTADDDTTEKIIKTGNLLIDMETYTVTKSGKLLSLSPTEFKLLVYLIKKRGKVQTRDMLLDAVWRDEAFVEPRTVDVHIRRLRAQIEDKSDRPAYIKTRRGVGYYFDDTI; from the coding sequence ATGAGAAAAATCATAGTCATAGAAGATGAAAAAGACATTGCGGAGCTTTTGTCGTATAATTTAAAAAAGGCAGGTTTTAGTGTAACCATATGCTATAACGGCTCAGAGGGTCTTAAAACGATATTGAACGGTTTTTTTGATTTAGTCATATTGGACTTAATGCTCCCTGGCACAACCGGCATGGAAATCTGTAAGCGAGTTAAGGCCTCAAAAAGAACGGCGTCAATTCCTATAATAATGTTGACAGCCAAATCCGGTGAATCTGATAAGGTGGCGGGCCTTGAGTCCGGCGCTGATGATTATTTAACGAAACCATTTAGCATAAGAGAGTTGATGGCTCGCATAAAGGCAGTGCTTAGACGAACCGCAGATGATGACACTACAGAAAAAATAATAAAAACCGGGAATCTTCTTATAGACATGGAAACTTATACGGTAACCAAAAGTGGAAAACTTTTATCGTTAAGTCCCACAGAGTTTAAACTTCTTGTTTATCTGATAAAAAAAAGAGGTAAGGTTCAGACCCGCGACATGCTGCTTGATGCTGTGTGGCGCGATGAGGCATTTGTTGAGCCAAGAACCGTTGACGTTCACATAAGAAGACTCAGAGCTCAGATAGAAGACAAATCTGACAGGCCGGCGTACATAAAAACCCGCAGGGGTGTCGGTTACTACTTTGATGACACTATCTGA
- the tcmP gene encoding three-Cys-motif partner protein TcmP encodes MKTDKIGKWSELKLEIIKKYAKAYTRILSNENWCKGYFYIDAFSGAGFHESRNTGELIQGSPINALEIDPAFSEYHFIDLDKGKIGNLKQLVGEAPNKYFYNEDCNQVLMKSIFPKLPYNSYKRALCLLDPYGLHLNWETVMKAAELKTMDVFINFSVMDMNMNVLFDKLEYVTPENINRMNAFWGDDSWKDIIYKVNMNLFGDEYNKKEENFTKLGKEYRNRLKKTAGFTFVPEPILMRNKSNGPLYYLYFASQQKLADDIINDIFKKYK; translated from the coding sequence ATGAAAACAGATAAAATAGGTAAATGGTCAGAGTTAAAACTTGAAATAATAAAGAAATATGCCAAAGCATACACAAGAATACTTAGCAATGAGAACTGGTGTAAAGGGTATTTTTATATAGATGCTTTTTCTGGTGCCGGATTTCATGAAAGTAGAAATACAGGAGAGTTAATTCAGGGTTCACCAATTAATGCGTTAGAAATTGATCCAGCTTTTAGTGAATACCATTTTATAGACTTAGATAAGGGAAAGATTGGTAATCTAAAGCAACTGGTCGGAGAAGCTCCTAATAAGTATTTTTATAATGAAGATTGTAATCAAGTTCTAATGAAAAGTATTTTTCCTAAACTTCCTTATAACAGCTATAAACGAGCATTGTGTTTGCTTGACCCGTACGGATTACATCTTAATTGGGAAACGGTTATGAAGGCTGCAGAGCTAAAAACAATGGATGTTTTTATAAATTTCTCTGTAATGGATATGAATATGAATGTTCTATTTGACAAATTGGAATATGTAACACCAGAAAACATCAATAGAATGAATGCTTTTTGGGGAGATGACAGCTGGAAAGACATAATATATAAAGTCAATATGAATCTGTTTGGCGATGAATATAATAAAAAAGAAGAAAACTTCACTAAACTTGGTAAAGAATATAGAAATCGTCTAAAAAAGACAGCTGGTTTCACATTTGTCCCCGAGCCTATACTGATGAGAAACAAAAGTAATGGCCCATTGTATTATCTTTACTTTGCCTCACAGCAAAAGTTAGCAGATGATATAATTAATGATATTTTTAAGAAATATAAATAA
- a CDS encoding YlxR family protein: MPEHPQRTCVSCRAKKGRAELLRLVVENGRLVYDRGKVLSGRGYHVCREKQCIDVLMRGKRLKKIFKVDVEVGSLEHLKELLISEEIT; encoded by the coding sequence GTGCCTGAACATCCTCAAAGGACGTGTGTATCCTGCAGGGCCAAAAAAGGCAGGGCGGAGCTTCTGAGGCTTGTAGTGGAAAATGGCAGGCTTGTGTATGACAGAGGAAAAGTGCTTTCTGGCAGAGGTTATCATGTGTGCCGTGAAAAGCAGTGCATAGATGTGTTAATGAGAGGAAAACGGCTTAAAAAGATTTTTAAAGTTGATGTTGAGGTTGGCAGCCTTGAGCATTTGAAAGAGCTGTTAATATCGGAGGAGATTACTTAA
- a CDS encoding glycosyltransferase family 2 protein, translating into MNTLNQKTAKTLSIVIPCFNEEPVIWEVYGRLTSLVGSFVQNGLIRDYEIIYVDDGSSDATLRELKLISEKDRKVKVISLSGNFGHQPALTAGLTAATGEMTVSLDADLQDPPEAIEEMILKHYEGSDIVYGVRKSREEDTFFKRFTARFFYMFMRLMGVNLIYDHSDYRLISRLALNEFKRYKEVNRFLRGIFPNMRFTPAIVYYRREKRFAGETKYPLRKMISFAVEGITSFSNFPLRLAFILGFFNFLAALGLVFWTIFTKIQGNAIPGWASIVLPLYMFGGIQLMFIGILSEYVGKIYLEVKSRPVYIVKESYNFDKPLSEHSSRVD; encoded by the coding sequence ATGAATACTTTAAATCAAAAAACAGCTAAAACACTAAGCATAGTCATTCCCTGCTTTAACGAGGAGCCGGTAATATGGGAGGTTTACGGCAGGTTGACCTCGCTTGTCGGTTCTTTCGTACAGAATGGACTGATTAGAGATTATGAAATAATATATGTTGATGACGGCTCATCGGATGCAACCCTAAGAGAGCTGAAATTGATAAGTGAAAAAGACCGAAAAGTAAAGGTAATTTCCTTAAGCGGCAATTTTGGACATCAACCGGCGTTGACAGCAGGGCTTACGGCTGCAACAGGAGAGATGACTGTCTCGCTTGACGCCGATTTGCAGGACCCCCCAGAGGCTATAGAGGAGATGATTTTAAAGCACTACGAGGGGTCTGACATAGTCTATGGGGTGAGAAAAAGCAGAGAGGAAGATACTTTTTTTAAACGATTTACGGCCAGATTTTTTTATATGTTTATGCGGCTTATGGGCGTTAACCTTATATATGACCACTCGGATTACAGGCTGATTTCACGGCTGGCGCTCAATGAATTTAAGCGATACAAGGAGGTAAACCGCTTTTTGCGCGGCATTTTCCCAAATATGAGATTTACTCCGGCAATTGTGTATTACAGGCGGGAAAAGCGTTTTGCCGGTGAGACCAAATATCCGCTTAGAAAGATGATCTCATTTGCGGTGGAGGGAATAACGTCATTTTCCAATTTTCCATTGCGGCTTGCTTTTATCCTTGGTTTTTTTAATTTTCTTGCCGCACTTGGGCTTGTGTTTTGGACAATCTTTACAAAAATACAGGGTAATGCTATTCCCGGCTGGGCATCCATTGTGCTGCCCTTGTACATGTTCGGGGGAATTCAGCTGATGTTTATAGGCATCCTCAGCGAATACGTAGGAAAGATATACCTTGAGGTTAAAAGCCGCCCTGTGTATATTGTCAAAGAGTCGTATAATTTTGATAAGCCGCTCAGTGAACACTCTTCTCGGGTTGATTAA
- a CDS encoding glycosyltransferase family 2 protein translates to MKNVSVVIITNNEERNIEGALRSAVTAGEIIVVDGGSTDRTLEICASYNTKVYTHTWQGYAKQKQTAIGYATLPWVFVLDSDERLTEGLISEIERVTQGDSTVNGYYVSRKNFFLGKWIRHGGWHPDYVLRLFKNGTGRFQEREVHEKVIVDGTLGYLKNPIEHYTYESISDFIKKMDNYSSLSAKEIVKSGRYTGFFALALKPPATFIKMYIFALGFLDGLHGFILSVLYAVNTFLKYLKAWEHKGVKLTDEYFKSKNS, encoded by the coding sequence TTGAAAAACGTATCTGTTGTCATAATTACAAACAATGAGGAGCGAAATATAGAGGGAGCATTGAGAAGTGCGGTAACTGCCGGTGAGATTATTGTTGTTGATGGCGGAAGCACAGACAGAACTCTGGAAATCTGCGCCTCGTACAATACAAAAGTTTACACCCATACGTGGCAAGGGTATGCCAAACAGAAACAGACAGCGATCGGGTATGCGACACTTCCATGGGTGTTTGTGCTGGATTCCGATGAGAGGCTGACTGAGGGATTGATTTCAGAGATAGAGCGGGTGACACAAGGTGACAGCACAGTTAACGGCTACTACGTGTCAAGGAAAAATTTTTTTCTGGGCAAATGGATACGTCATGGCGGCTGGCACCCGGACTATGTGCTGAGACTATTTAAAAACGGCACGGGGCGTTTTCAAGAGCGTGAGGTTCACGAAAAAGTTATAGTTGACGGCACATTGGGTTATCTAAAAAATCCGATAGAGCATTACACATATGAATCAATTAGTGATTTTATAAAGAAGATGGATAACTATTCATCGCTATCTGCCAAAGAGATTGTGAAATCGGGCAGATACACTGGTTTTTTTGCTTTAGCGCTAAAACCTCCTGCAACGTTTATAAAGATGTACATTTTTGCTCTTGGATTTCTTGACGGATTGCACGGGTTTATTTTGTCTGTGCTGTATGCGGTGAATACATTTTTGAAATACCTAAAAGCATGGGAACACAAAGGAGTAAAGTTAACCGATGAATACTTTAAATCAAAAAACAGCTAA
- a CDS encoding phage Gp37/Gp68 family protein: MAYKSKIEWTETTWNPVTGCTKISKGCMNCYAEKLALRLKAMGVNKYKNAFDVSLHYKELLRPQGWKEPRRIFVNSMGDLFHDDVPLNFIEEVFTIMNKCQRHIFQILTKRSERLMELSDKLPWSQNIWMGVTVEDNRYLHRIKHLSATDAHIKFISFEPLLSDMLDLELSGIHWAIVGGESGPGSRVMKSQWVEQIKNTCMKSDIPFFFKQWGGTNKHKNGRLFDGKIWDCMPEYQISTLSA; encoded by the coding sequence ATGGCTTATAAAAGCAAGATAGAGTGGACGGAGACCACATGGAATCCTGTAACTGGCTGTACGAAAATCAGTAAAGGCTGCATGAATTGTTATGCTGAAAAGCTTGCTTTACGCCTTAAGGCAATGGGCGTTAATAAATACAAAAATGCTTTTGATGTTTCTCTGCATTACAAAGAGTTGTTACGTCCTCAAGGATGGAAAGAACCCAGACGGATTTTCGTAAACTCTATGGGTGATTTATTTCATGATGATGTGCCGTTAAATTTTATTGAAGAGGTGTTCACCATCATGAATAAGTGCCAAAGGCATATTTTTCAGATTCTTACAAAGAGAAGTGAACGGCTGATGGAACTTTCCGATAAATTACCATGGAGCCAAAATATATGGATGGGTGTGACTGTTGAAGACAATAGGTATTTGCATAGAATCAAACATTTATCAGCAACCGATGCTCATATAAAGTTTATTTCTTTTGAACCGTTACTCTCTGACATGCTTGATTTGGAACTATCCGGCATACATTGGGCTATAGTTGGGGGGGAAAGCGGACCGGGTAGCCGTGTAATGAAATCACAGTGGGTGGAACAGATTAAAAACACTTGTATGAAAAGCGATATTCCCTTTTTTTTTAAACAATGGGGCGGCACAAACAAACATAAAAATGGAAGGCTTTTTGATGGCAAAATATGGGACTGTATGCCAGAATATCAAATATCTACGTTATCAGCTTGA